GTAACTAAACAAGTGCTTGAGCTTACCCGCAACCTCAAAACTCGTAACACGTCCTTTCGGATCGTATTCGTAATTCGTCATTGTACCGTCAGCAGAGAGCACCGAAGTTGCGTTTCCGTTCGCATTGTACAGGAACTGTGTAACTTGGTTCAGCGAATTAGTAATTGACTCCACGAAACCTTGGTTATTGAAAGACAGGTTCTGCAACAGACCGTCGGCACCCTGGATCTGCGTCACCCTACCGTGCGCGTCGCGGCTCAAAGTCATCGGAACATCATTTCCGACCTGATATGCGGTCATCTCCTCATTTTCATTTAGGCTTTGCTTTCGAATCCCGGAAACGGATGAATTTGTGGTTATCTCTCTTTGAATGCGATCCCAAGTCGAGATGACACTTTCTCCTCCGCGCGAAGAATTTGTCGTTAGCGTAGAGTATGAGAAAAAATCTGTATTTGACGTTGGGGAGGGCTGTACCTGCCTAACATGGTTTGTTACTGCCGTGGTAGAGCCATATGTCAGTTCGGATGTAGATGGGCGACGCAATAAACTTCCGAAGCGAGGGTCATATACTGTACTGGTCCTCTCGGAACGAAATACGCTATTAAACTCCGTACTCCCATCCTGATCTTCCTCATAGCTTGACTGTTCTCCTGTTGGTAAACTCATATGACGCGCATAAGTCGTTCCGTCGTTGGAGAAATTTTGGATTGTCGTCCGTCCCATGCCGGTTTTAAAACTTACGGACTTTACGGTCCCGGATAGGCTGCTTGTGATCTGCCAAGACTTTCCTCCAACATGATTCTCTGCAGTTAGCTCCCCGTTTTCGTTGTAGCTATACTCTGCAGTCGCCGAGTCCTTGTGTACGATCTTCGTGACTAAATCATCAGCTCCATATTGGAACTGAACGCGGTGGCCCAATGGATCGATCAGCTCTGATATCCTACCCTCGGGGTCCCTCATCAAATTGTTCACTTGACCAAACGGAGAGGAAACTGACTGAAGACGCCCTTGATTGTCTCGACCCATTTGGAAGTTGTTACCGTAATGATCTTGAACGACGGAGAGATGACCTGCCACATAGTAAAACGTAAACCTTGTCGTTCCCAAGAGAGCATTAAGTGTTCTAAGGTGCCTTCCTGAATTCGAAAACACAAAAACTTCTTCTCCCGATCCTCCAACGACATATCTCTCATTTAAACCAACGACTGAGTTTTTCGCGAAATGAGTTCTTCCATTTCCAAGATAGATCTTCTCATTTACTGCATCGTAAAAATGATGGACAGCAAAGGTAAAACCTCGATCCACGAAATCCGTCTGCACCGATATCTGGTTATTCGCCCCATAGCCCGCCGCAAAGTCTGAGCTATAGACCAAATCAAAAGGCACTCCTACTAGTTCGAATCTTTCACTGAAACTAAGATTCTCCGCTTTGATTTCCGAGCCCGGCATCAAGCACTGTTGATTCGGACTCAACGTGGGCGTAGGCGTGGGCGTAGGCGTAGGCGTAGGCGTGGGCGTAGGCGTAGGCGTAGGCGTGGGCGTGGGCGTAGGCGTAGGCGTAGGCGTGGGCGTGGGCGTAGGCGTGGGCGTGGGCGTAGGTGTAACCCAACTGTTGCATTCGGGTGTCTCGTTCGCCCAATAACAAGGATTAACACTATCGTTCATTATCAGACGAATGTCGTAGTACTCGACACCTGTAGGTAAAGAGCATTCGATCTCAACATCATAATGAGGAAAATCGGGAGTAAATTCACCCTTTACCCACATTTCATCTCGCACACGCCATGCCACCACTCTGCTATCCGATGTCGCGCATCGATACTGAAAAACCATGTAGGAAAAACCTTGAAATACCGTAAATTCGTTTTGCTCACGATAGACATTAATCGTATTCGAGTCCACCGGGCGTAAAATTGCGTTGATGTTTACATCAGGACTGAACCAGGGAGCGATTCCATCACCTGCAATTGCACCAATCGGAACAAGCACAAGAACCAAAAACCGATTTAGTAGCGTCGTCACTCAAACCCCCTCATTACTTCAGCTCAAAGAACATTAGAAAGAATCTAGCTCTCAAAATTCTGACAACCTTTGGATGAAAATCATTACGCTCTTGAATTCACACAATTTGCCGTCTTGATATGCGATCTTCGATCGAATCCAACAACATCCAAATCGACCAATCTTCAGAATTAAAATTAGGAACAATAGAGATTCAAATGGCAAACTTTTTTCCATTCTATGTTTTCTCAGTTAGTAATTCTTAATCAGATCACCGTGAAATTAGCATTTTTTAAGTTCGTATTATCTTAAATAGGTCGAACGAAAAATAGTTGGAAAGTTCTGGACGACCGAAAAACTATCCCGAAAGATTTATTCTCGTATCGAAAACAAAAATGGAGGCGCATCTTGTTCCGCAAAATTAAACTACAGCTGACTTCGACAATAGTTTTCGCTTTGGTCGGTGTTCTCACTCACTCAAACTCCGCTTTTGCACAATGTGCGAATCTGTTATGTGCGACACATGACATCTATTTACCTACTAACATTATCAATAGCAGCGCGCTCCCTTCTCTTACGGTCATTGGTGGAAATGTAGGGATCGGCACAAATACACCGACTGCAATTCTCGACATCCAAGCAACCGGTGCAAACTCGGCCATCATCGTTCCGCGAGACTCCACCCTGAACCGACCTGTTGGCGAAGCGGGTATGATCCGCTACAACACCGATCTGAGCCAATTCGAAGGATTCACCAGCAGCGGCTGGGGAGCCATTGGCGGTAGTGCGGGAGGAGGATCCTCCCAATGGGCTGATACCGTATCAGGAATCTCCTACGGCTCCGGAAATGTCGGGATTGGTACAGCATCACCGGAAGGAGCCCTAGACGTGCGCGGCTCCCTGATCGTCGGAGTGCCGAATACTCAGATCAGCAATCCATATGCTGTCGTCGTCGCTAAAGCGAGCAATAACCCGCACATCATCCTCGAGCAAGCAGGCGTAAATACCGGAGGTCTCGCCCTCACCGCCGACGACCTCGTTTTCGGCAGCGAGCTTGGAGGGTTCATCTTCCGCACGGGAGTGGACTATAACGGAAACTTCACCGCGACCGGAAACGAGGTCATGCGTATCAGCACTTCCGGCAATGTGGGAATCGGTACTAATTCACCGTCACAGAAACTGCACCTCGTCGGTAATCTGCGCGTACAAGGCAGCACCGACTGCACCTTAGGAAATGGGTCCGGCGGAACCAGTTGCTCCTCAGATCTGCGACTTAAAGAAAAAGTCACCCCCATACAGGGAGCTCTAAAGAAAATCAGCACACTGAACGGCGTCTCCTTTCAGTGGAACGATTTGTCCCTAAGCCCCGGGCGGCGGGATATCGGTGTTATCGCGCAAGATGTAGAGCAGGTATTTCCCTCGGCCGTTTCTACGGATGAGGGCGAACCCTATTACAAGCGCGTTGACTATGCTGTGTTGATCGCTCCGATGATCGAAGCCATCAAGGAACTCAAATCGCAAAACGAAGTGCAGAGCCTCCTCATTCAGAAGCTTCAAGCGCGCGTCTCGCAACTCGAAACCCAACGCTAATCTCCAGACTTCAAAAACCTGATTCACAGAAAAAGGGAGAGTCTCGCTCTCCCTTTTTCATTTCGAGACACGTCACGTGCGAAGCTCGCCCCCTGTTGAGACTGTCGAAGAATTGTGGGGTTGGCGGTTCCTTGGACAGTCTATACTGGCGGAACATCGTCCAACCGCCTGCGTAGGGGTTTCGTTTTGAAACGTTCCGTGATTTACAAGCTGGTTTCGGTTTTCGCGCTGATTAGCGTGAGCCTCAGCTTTCAAAACTGCGGTCGCTTCACCGAGCCCGGATCGTTTTCGGCGTCGATGCCTTCGAACGCGAACCTCATCGAACAAGTCGCTCAAGGTAAAGCGCTTTACGCGAATCACTGCGCCTCTTGCCATGGTGAAGTCGATACGTCCGGCAAACGGGATCGCACGCTCACGCAGATCCAATCCGCGACCGCCACCGTTCCGCAGATGATGTTTCTGACCCAGAGCCTGACCGGCGCCGATATTAAGCTCATCGCCCTGGCGTTGGGTCACAAACCGGGCGACGGGATCGCGAATCCCTATCTGTGCGACGCGAACACCGATCCGCGTCCCTCGGATCTGCGTCGTCTGAGCCGCCGCGAGTATCTGGCGACGCTGAATCTACTGACCGGCGGCTTCGTGACCCTCGACAATGCGAGCTTCGAGATCGACGCCCTGCCTTCGGACGCCGTGACCGAGATTTTCGACGTTCAGGATTCTTCCGTTTCGGCGGCACACGCCACGGCCTTCTTCCGCGTCGCCGATAAAGTCGGCCAGATCTTTTCGACCTCCAGCACTTGGGTCAACAACCACGCCTGCTCGGGGACGGGCATGAATGACGCCTGCTGGTCGAACTTCATGCGTCGCTTCGGCAAAGTCGCTTTCCGCCGCGCCCTGAACGCCGAAGAGCTCACTGCCTACCGCGCGATTTACAATACCGAAGCCTCGGGCGGTAAAGCCGCGGGGATTCACGCGGTGGTCTCGACCATGCTTCAGTCCCCGCACTTCCTTTACAAAATCGAACTCGCGGGCTCGGCCGTGAACGGCCGCGAGGATCTTTTGTCGCTCACACCCTATGAACTCGCCAGCCGCCTGGCTTTCACGGCGACGGGCCGCGGTCCGGACCTCGCCTTGATCGAAAAGGCCGAGGCCGGTCAGCTCGCCAACGCCACCCAGTACGCCGAGATCGCGCAAGGGCTTTTCACCAGCGCTTCGGGCCGCAATCAGGTCCGCGAATTCTATACGCAGTGGCTGGGCGTCAACCGCTTGCCGGTGTCCAACCACTCGGATTGGTTCTTGAACGGCGTCGCGCCGAACGAACTCCGTTCCGAAGCCGCGCAAGAGATCCAAGACTTCACCTCGTATTACACTTACGACGTTCCCGGAACTTACTTCGACCTGATGACGTCGGACCGCAACTTCGTGAAAGGAAACGCGCTCGCGCAAGTTTACGGAGTCGCCGGCCCGGGCGGCTCAGGCCTGAGCGTCCAGATCGAGGCCGAGGCCATGACGCCCTCGACGGGTGGCGGAACCGGCGACGGCTGGAACTTGTGGTCGGACGGAACACTCACCAAAACCGCGAACCTACGCGCGGGTCGCACTTTCCGCGTGAACGCGCGGATGCGGGCGGACCTCGCCGGCGGCGTGGGCGCGAACTTCCGACTGCTCTTCGGAAGCCAAGTCATCGGAACCGGAACCGTCACCTCGCCCACGGATTACGCGGATCACATCTTCACCTTCACCGCGAATCGCGAGAACGCGGTCGTTTCCATCGCCTTCACGAACAATGCGGAAGTGAACGGGATGGACCGCAACCTCTACGTGGATTTCATCCGCTTCGACGAACAGCTCGGCCCCGGTGAGGATCGCTCGAAGTTCCCCTTGGGCCAACGCCCGGGCGTCATGAGCCGGGTGGGCTTCATGATGGGCGCGACGAACCAATCGAGCCTCGTTCACCGCGGCTTGATCCTGCGCAGGAACATCCTTTGCGACGTCATCGGGCATCCGCAGATGACCGCCGAGACCGCGGAGCTCTTCAAACCGCCGACCCCGGATCCGACGCAAAGTTTACGGAATCAAATTGAGTCGCGCACGAACTCGGCCAGCTGCGTGGGCTGCCACTCGAAGATCAACCCGGCGGGTTTCGTCCTGGAAAACTACGACAGCCTGGGCCGCTACCAGAGCGTCGAAAAGGTTTACGATTCAAACGGAAATCTGCTCGCCCAGCACCCCGTGGACGCCTCGGCGGACCCGAACGTCGATTCGCAACAGGATCCGCGGGTCACGGGATTGCTCGCGATGACCGATACCATAAGCAGAAGCACGCGTGGCCCGAGCTGCCTGGTGCAGCAGTGGTCGACGTACACGAAAGGACGCAAACCGAGCGCGCAGGACAACTGCGAGCTTAACCGGTCGCTCTCGCAGCTTCAGACTTCGGGGGGCGGTCTGCTCTCGATGATGAAGGCGACCGTGATGGATTCGAACTTCCGCCTGCGCTTGCGCGGGCCGGTTCAGTGAGGTGGGCATGAAAATCGATCCGAAAACACGACGCGCCTTTCTGGTCGGTAGCGGACGCACGCTCATGGCTTTGCCGTTCCTGCCTTCGATCATGCCCCGCGCGATGGCGCAGTCGGGCCCCGTCATCAAAAAACGTTTCGTCATGATCCATAGCGGTCACTGCCAGGCCGTCGAGCAATGGTTGCCCGATCCCGCGCGCTTCACGTTCACCGAACGCACGAACGGACGCGAGGTCGCCTTGAGCTCGATTCCCGGCACGATGTCGCCCGTCTTGGGGACGCATTTCGACGCCCTTCGCTCGAAGCTGATCATCCTTTCGCGGATGGACCCGACGACCACGATGCCGAACCACAATCCCGAGTTCCTGTTGACGGGGGGAGTTCTCTCCGAGTCGGCCGACTCCCTCGATCACGTGCTCGCGGCGAAGCTCTACGCGACGGCGCCGCTCAATCTGCATGTGCGCTC
Above is a genomic segment from Pseudobdellovibrionaceae bacterium containing:
- a CDS encoding tail fiber domain-containing protein, whose protein sequence is MFRKIKLQLTSTIVFALVGVLTHSNSAFAQCANLLCATHDIYLPTNIINSSALPSLTVIGGNVGIGTNTPTAILDIQATGANSAIIVPRDSTLNRPVGEAGMIRYNTDLSQFEGFTSSGWGAIGGSAGGGSSQWADTVSGISYGSGNVGIGTASPEGALDVRGSLIVGVPNTQISNPYAVVVAKASNNPHIILEQAGVNTGGLALTADDLVFGSELGGFIFRTGVDYNGNFTATGNEVMRISTSGNVGIGTNSPSQKLHLVGNLRVQGSTDCTLGNGSGGTSCSSDLRLKEKVTPIQGALKKISTLNGVSFQWNDLSLSPGRRDIGVIAQDVEQVFPSAVSTDEGEPYYKRVDYAVLIAPMIEAIKELKSQNEVQSLLIQKLQARVSQLETQR
- a CDS encoding DUF1588 domain-containing protein, which encodes MKRSVIYKLVSVFALISVSLSFQNCGRFTEPGSFSASMPSNANLIEQVAQGKALYANHCASCHGEVDTSGKRDRTLTQIQSATATVPQMMFLTQSLTGADIKLIALALGHKPGDGIANPYLCDANTDPRPSDLRRLSRREYLATLNLLTGGFVTLDNASFEIDALPSDAVTEIFDVQDSSVSAAHATAFFRVADKVGQIFSTSSTWVNNHACSGTGMNDACWSNFMRRFGKVAFRRALNAEELTAYRAIYNTEASGGKAAGIHAVVSTMLQSPHFLYKIELAGSAVNGREDLLSLTPYELASRLAFTATGRGPDLALIEKAEAGQLANATQYAEIAQGLFTSASGRNQVREFYTQWLGVNRLPVSNHSDWFLNGVAPNELRSEAAQEIQDFTSYYTYDVPGTYFDLMTSDRNFVKGNALAQVYGVAGPGGSGLSVQIEAEAMTPSTGGGTGDGWNLWSDGTLTKTANLRAGRTFRVNARMRADLAGGVGANFRLLFGSQVIGTGTVTSPTDYADHIFTFTANRENAVVSIAFTNNAEVNGMDRNLYVDFIRFDEQLGPGEDRSKFPLGQRPGVMSRVGFMMGATNQSSLVHRGLILRRNILCDVIGHPQMTAETAELFKPPTPDPTQSLRNQIESRTNSASCVGCHSKINPAGFVLENYDSLGRYQSVEKVYDSNGNLLAQHPVDASADPNVDSQQDPRVTGLLAMTDTISRSTRGPSCLVQQWSTYTKGRKPSAQDNCELNRSLSQLQTSGGGLLSMMKATVMDSNFRLRLRGPVQ